In Meiothermus cerbereus DSM 11376, the genomic stretch ATCAGGCGGCAGTTCGTCTCTTGGACGCAGAAGAAATACTGCTGCTGCCAGCCCCGGTCATCCCCGAAGTGGATTATTTGCTTGGAAAGCGCATGGGCTTGGCCGCCCAGATGGCGCTCTACGAGGATATCGGGTCACAGGTCTACCAGGTAGTCGAGCTATCCGAAGCCGGATACCCGCGGGTTTTAGAGCTCAATCGGCAATACCAGAGCCTCCGCCTGGGCTTTGTAGACGCCGCCGTAATCGCCATTGCCGAGGAGCTGGGCATCGGACGGATCGCCACCCTCGACCGCCGGCATTTTGGGGCGGTAGAGTCTAAAATCGGGCTCGAGCTGTTGCCCTAAAACAAGAACCCCGCCCGAAAGGGCGGGGTAGGTGCAACTGATCCTGGGTTTACCAGCTGTAGGTGTAGGAGATACGGAAGCCGTAGCTGAAGTTGTCGGTGCCACCGGTGGTGAGTTTGCCAGTGTGGTAATCCAGACCGATGCCTGCGTAGCGATAGGTAAAGAGCAGGCCCGAGAGGGTGAAGTCTACCGCACCGGTGTTATCAGAGTAGAGGAAGCCGGTGGTGTGGCTGTAGAGCTGGTCTTCTACACCTGCAGTGGCAGAGGCCAGACCTTTACCTTCATAGGTAGCATACCTGACCGCCAGGGTGCCGCCGCGGAAGAAGAAGTTGGAAAGGCTGAGCCCAGCATGCCAGTAGGACTCAGAGCGGGAAGTACCGCTGATGTCAGAGCTGCGCTGTACGTAGCTGCCCTCAAGGCTCGGTTCGATGAAGCCGAGGTTAATCGTGTCAGTCTTGACCAACGCACCGAACTTCAGTGCAGTACCCGTAGCGCTACCGCCAGCGCTGTTGAAGAAGACGAGCGGGGTGATGCCGAAGGGACCAAACTTGGTCTCGAGCTTAGCGCCAGCCTTGATGTCGTTGCGGTCGTAGTCACCAGCCGCAGCGGTCTCGCTCTGGCGGTACTCAGCGAACAAGTCCAAACCCTTGATAAGGGCATTGGCAGCCTTGCCATCATGCGACAGCTTCACACCGTAGCTGCTATCGAAGCGGTCACTCCCGGTCGCCAGCGCACCACCCGAGTCAGTTACGTTGTAGAAGTAACCGAACAGGCTGAATCCAGCAAACAGCGGAACCGTAGCATCCACACCCAGGCTGTTGCGAATGCTGGCAGCAGTCTCAAAGAAATCGGCATCGCGGTCGTACTGACCGGTCAAGGTAACGAAGCCCAGACCCACGGTGGCCTTCACACCGAAGCCACGCTCGTTGTCGTCGTAGGGGCGCTTGTTGTCGCGGCTGGTCTGGAAGTCAATCGAGAGACCGGCGTTGTTGGCGTTGTAGCCACTCTCAGCAAACTGCGGGTCAATAGCGCGGGCGTTGGCTTCAATCGAGATCGGACCCAGGCTGGTCGAGAGCTTGATGACCGAGGCCTGATCTACCTTGGTGGAATCGGCGAAGTCCCAGTTGGCCACATTGACCGGCTTGGTGGCTACATACTCGGCTTCCAGGCCCAGTAGCCCAAACAGCTTGCCGTTCAGGTCTAGGGCAAAACCGGTACGACCCAGGTTGGGGCCAGAGAATTCGCGTACGTTGTACTCAGCGTAGCTCACCCCGGCTTTCAGGCCCAGCAGATCGACGACGGAGCGGATACCGAAGTAATCACGCACCCCGCCGGAGTTGCCGCCTACCACAAAGTTGCTATCACCCGTACCCCCAAACACCACGGTGTAGGTGGGGCTGAAGGGGGCTTTGCTGGCGTTGAAGTCCACCTTGAAGCCACGGCCTAGACCACCGGTATAGTTGGGGTCGGCGTTGGACATGAAGTAGTTGGTGAAGCGGAAGCCGTTAAAACGGTTGTAGGCAACGCTGAAGGACTGGCCGTCAATGTTACCCCGAACCGAGGCCACCATTACCTGGGGGATACCCGAGGCTACGTTCTGGGTGAAGCCAGTGCTCGGCAGGGCATCTTCAAGACGCGGAGCACCGTCCTGGGTCCAGCGCAGCTGGATGCGGGCTTCCTGGAAGTTGAAGCCAGCAGTGCTGCCTGGAGTGCGGCTTACAGTGAATGTGGTGATGATACGGGCCCGGTTATCGCCGCCGTTGTTGAAGTCAGCGTCGTCGACGGTTTGGCCGTTGTCGTTAGCATCCCAGTTGTAATCGTCCCACACGTTGGGGTACAGGCGGCGTACATCGTAGTTGGCACCGGTGGTGTAGTTGTAACCGTAGCGGCCGGAGATGCTACCCGTCAGGCTGGGGCGGGTGCCTTCCACAGCAGCCAGGCGGCTATCCAGACCGCCCACACGGGCATCCAGGGCGCTCACCCGGTCGGCCAGGCGCACCAGGTCGCTGCGCAGGGCAGTGGCAAACTCCTGGATGGCGCTGACATCTTCCTTGTCGGCAAAGCTGCCGAAGTCCACATCGCCCAGCTGCTTCTCGAGGGCGGTCACGCGGTCTTGCAGACTGAGCACGTCCTGGTTCAGCAGCACGGCCAGCTCGTTGAGGGCGCGGATGCTGTCGGCGTCAGCCTCGACCTGGGTCTTGAGGGCGGCCACATCGCCCTCCACGCCGTCCAGGCGCTCGGCCAGGATCTGGGCCTGGGCCAGGGCAGTGTCGGCGGCCACGCTGGCGGCTTCCACGCGGTCGGCCAGGTCGGCCAGGGCGGCTTCGTCCATGCCGGCAGGCTCGGCCTTCATGTTCTTGAGTTCTTCGATGGCGGCCTCGAGGCGGGCGATGTCATCCTTGGAAGCGGCGTTGTCTTCCAGGGCCGAGACGCGCACACCCAGGGCGGCCAGCTCGGCGGCCAGTTCCTGCACTGCGTTGCGGATGGCGGTCATGTCTTCATCGCTCATGCCGCTGCCGTCAGCCTTCACGCACTCGCCACCCTGCTGAATCTCGCTCAGCAAGCGCTGGAAGATCAGGGCGGCCTGGTAGCGGGTCAGGTTCTGGTTACCACGGAACGTCCCGTCGGGGAAGCCCGTGATAAGACCGCAGGCTGCGATGCGCTCGACGGCTTCTTTGGCCCAGTGTCCGGCGGGTACGTCGGAGAACTGTGCCTGACCGAAGCCTAGACCGAGTACGGTCAGCAACCCAGCCAAGTAAACTACTAGCTTCTTCTTCATTCTGCCTCCTCAAACTCTCATGCGATGTCCAGGTGGATGCCGCACAAGAACCTGATGTTGCGGAGGCGCGGGATTTTTTGCTGGGGCGAGTTGCCGTGTTTCCTCTCCCAAAAATCCCTTCCATCCGCAACGGACGCCTGGCAAGAGACAAACCCACTCACGGGGCTCAAAAAACTCTCACCTTGCGCATCCGGGGGCATCATACCTGCGTGTTTAGCGGGTTGTCAAGTATGAACAAGCACTCGGGTGCATCTCAGCAATTCCGTACAGGGAAAGCCCTCCACCTCAGGGCCTCGAAGGCCACCAGCGGATGGGAACTACATAGCTGGGCGCGGTGGGCTGCTGTGCGCGAAGCCCCAGGGCGACTCCACTGCATCCCCGAGCGTTTCATGCGGGCACCGATGACATGCTTGTTCATCCCCTCCACCTGGCCTGAACCGATGGGCCAGCCCCGGGCTTTATAGGCCGGG encodes the following:
- a CDS encoding type II toxin-antitoxin system VapC family toxin, whose protein sequence is MLLDSGILFAYYNRRDEWHQAAVRLLDAEEILLLPAPVIPEVDYLLGKRMGLAAQMALYEDIGSQVYQVVELSEAGYPRVLELNRQYQSLRLGFVDAAVIAIAEELGIGRIATLDRRHFGAVESKIGLELLP
- a CDS encoding S-layer homology domain-containing protein, with the translated sequence MKKKLVVYLAGLLTVLGLGFGQAQFSDVPAGHWAKEAVERIAACGLITGFPDGTFRGNQNLTRYQAALIFQRLLSEIQQGGECVKADGSGMSDEDMTAIRNAVQELAAELAALGVRVSALEDNAASKDDIARLEAAIEELKNMKAEPAGMDEAALADLADRVEAASVAADTALAQAQILAERLDGVEGDVAALKTQVEADADSIRALNELAVLLNQDVLSLQDRVTALEKQLGDVDFGSFADKEDVSAIQEFATALRSDLVRLADRVSALDARVGGLDSRLAAVEGTRPSLTGSISGRYGYNYTTGANYDVRRLYPNVWDDYNWDANDNGQTVDDADFNNGGDNRARIITTFTVSRTPGSTAGFNFQEARIQLRWTQDGAPRLEDALPSTGFTQNVASGIPQVMVASVRGNIDGQSFSVAYNRFNGFRFTNYFMSNADPNYTGGLGRGFKVDFNASKAPFSPTYTVVFGGTGDSNFVVGGNSGGVRDYFGIRSVVDLLGLKAGVSYAEYNVREFSGPNLGRTGFALDLNGKLFGLLGLEAEYVATKPVNVANWDFADSTKVDQASVIKLSTSLGPISIEANARAIDPQFAESGYNANNAGLSIDFQTSRDNKRPYDDNERGFGVKATVGLGFVTLTGQYDRDADFFETAASIRNSLGVDATVPLFAGFSLFGYFYNVTDSGGALATGSDRFDSSYGVKLSHDGKAANALIKGLDLFAEYRQSETAAAGDYDRNDIKAGAKLETKFGPFGITPLVFFNSAGGSATGTALKFGALVKTDTINLGFIEPSLEGSYVQRSSDISGTSRSESYWHAGLSLSNFFFRGGTLAVRYATYEGKGLASATAGVEDQLYSHTTGFLYSDNTGAVDFTLSGLLFTYRYAGIGLDYHTGKLTTGGTDNFSYGFRISYTYSW